The Erinaceus europaeus chromosome 17, mEriEur2.1, whole genome shotgun sequence nucleotide sequence aagcgactcccctgcaggtggggagccgggggctcgaaccgggatccttatgccggtccttgtgctttgcgccacctgcgcttaacccgctgcgctacagcccaactcccattattactctttttaaccagagtcctgctcaggtGTGGTCTatgctggtgccagggactgaacttgggatcatTGAGCCTCAGCCATAGAAGTTGAATGACCTGTGCTGTCTCCTTGGTCTTTAGTTTTACAATTTGCTTCccccctgttgcccttgttgttttattgtcgtaattattattgttgttattgatgtggttgttggagaggacagagggggaaagaaagacagacacttgcagacctgcttcaccacttgtgaagcactgcCGCCATCGCCTGTcgccccccccctgccccccgcaggtggggagctggcaggtggggagccagcggctcaaaccaggatccttgccacggtctttgcactttgtgccacgtgcgcttaaccagctgcgctaccgcccgactccctagttttacTTCTTCAATTAGCCTTCCCTTAAGGAATAGTCTAAATCTGTATAACTTTTGTTTTCTGAGAAATTGACCAGTTCACAAGGCATCCAACAGACCTTGGTGGTTTGCTGGCATTCATGATTGCAAGGGAGAATTTTGTATTCTCAGCACTGCCAGGACCCTGGGAATCATCCAGTTGAATTCTTGCTAATTGTTGAGATGTAAATGGAGAGAACACACGACCAGTCAAGGAAAACAAGGCAGTGGGAGTGGAGCCCCAACTTAGGTGCCTCAAGAGGGCTGAGACTTCAGGCGTGGGCCTGTTCTGCAAAACTGTTCCATTTCTCAAGTTAATCTCAGGTGCCCTGCGGCTGTGCTTGGAACTCTAGCCTTTTCTTTCTGCTTGGGACTctagccttttctttcttctggcTCTTATTCGCTTCCACCCCCCCCAAATTCGAGACAGGTGAGAGGGCACTTCTAGAATATGACTTCTCAATTTGGGTCCTGGCTGGTTATCACCTTGGACATGCCACCTTGCTTCTCTGAGACTTCttgaacattctttttttcctcaggcACTCAGAGAATCCTTCACAAGTTAGAATGGGGAGAGGCCAAAGGCTAAATGTGGTTATCAGGTGGGGACGTGAGACTCTTCAATGCTGGAGACTCACCTCAGGTTGTGAGGAAGTATGCCGGCAGGTGAGATTTGATGAGTGCTGGAATTCCCTCAGTGTTGCTAACTTTCTTCTGTTATTTTATGCCCCCTCCGACCCCCACCAAAGGATGCGATGACTTTTTGGCTACAGGCTGGCGTGGATGGGTTCCAGATTCGGGATGTGGAGGATTTGAAGGTGATTGATTTGCTTTCTTTGTGGAAGATGAAGGCTGGGTGAAAACAGGGTTCTCGGCAGGGCCTGGCAGTGTTCCCTGCTCCTTGACTTGACTTATTTcctttcaggatccatctttgcATTTGGCTGAGTGGCAGAACATCACCAAGAATTTTAGTGAAGACAGGTGGGTGCTGGAGCCCCCATCTTGACTCCACTCAAAGTGGAGTGGTAGGCCAAACCTGAGGGTTTTTTTCTAGGCTATAGAACctccctgggagttgggcggtagcacagcaggttaagtgcacgtggcgcaaagcataaggaccggcgtaaggatcccggttcaagccccctggctccccacctgcaggggagtcgtttcataggcggtgaagcaggtctgcaggtgtctgtctttccccctttttttttttaatatttatttatttattcccttttgttgcccttgttgttattattattgttgttgttgttggataggacagagagaaatggagagaggaggggaagacagagagggggagagaaagatagacacctgcaaacctgcttcaccacctgtgaagcgactcccctacaggtggggagccgggggctcgaaccgggatccgcacgttggtccttgcgcttggcgccacctgcacttaacccgctgcgctaccgcccgactccctctctccccctttctgtcttcccctcctctccatttctctgccctatccaataacgatgacatcagtaacgatagtaactacaataaaacaaagccaacaaaagggaataaacaaacatttaaaaaaaaaaaagaacctcctTAACCTTGTACCCTTCCTTAACTCTTGTCCTACACCAACCTTGAcctctgctttgccacgtgtaggATCTTGATTGCTGGAATGAAGTCTGAAGACCCTCAGCAGATCCTGAGCTTACTCGAATCCAATAAGGACATACTGTTGACTAACTCGTATATGGCCATTGGGATGCATGTGAAATCCATGGTTACCCAGTATATGAATGCCACTAGCAACAGCTGGCGCAGCTGGAGTGTGAGTAccatggtggggggtggggtgggcaggagaCTTTGTGGATGAGATCAGGTGTATTTAGGGTCATATGACCAGGGATGGGAGGCCTTTTGGAGTAAAGAGGCTTTGGGAAACGGTATGTCTGGGGCTCACCAGTGCTCTCCTTCCTGCAGATATCTCAGGCGGGACTCTTGTCCTCCTTTGTGGAGGCTAAATTCCTCCGACTCTACCAGCTGCTGTTTTTCACCCTGCCGGGGACCCCAATTTTCAGCTTTGGGGATGAGATTGGTCTGGAGGGGGCAGCTACCCTTCCTGGACAGGTATGACTTGCCTACCTAACACAGGGAAGGGTGGTGGCAGGGAGGCAGTGGCAGCAGACCTTGGGGGAAAGTGCACTTTGTTCCTAGTCGGCCACCTCATTCTGGAACTGCATGACCTGGGCTTAGAGTACATCACTTTCCTGGGTCCTGCTCATCTTGTCCAGGATGCTGCATTTTTTACAGGGTCACTGGGATTCAGTGAGGGCATGTTTCTCAGAGGTACCTTgaggtcaaaacaaaacaaacaagaaaaagataCCTTGTATTGAGTATTTTGTGGTCGACATTTATCCACTCAGTGGACTGTGGGTACTCTGCTTGGTGCTCGCTAGCAGCTCAAGCTTTGCATGGAAGCCAGCTGCGTAAGCACGTGCTGTCATAACGACAAGTGTGCACATGCTCACTTAGCTTTCCTTAGCTGCAGTCTTTGAGGTTATCAACTTGTCACCGAGGCAGATATTTCGAGAGCCAGTGATTCATTCATTTCCTTTGCCCTGCCCACTCTACTGGTGTTTTTTGATTGATTTTCTTGGAGTTGGGGAGAGCTCAGCTTGTTGGAGCACAGAGCTTGTAAACCTGAGGCTACAGATCAGTTCCTAGTACCATGTTATGTTAGAGCTAATATTctagtttttctcttttgataaGTAACTTAAAAAAACAGAGCGgggggttaggcggtagcgcagtgggttaagcgcaggtggggcgaagctcaaggaccggcataaggattctggttcgagcccccggatccccacctgcaagggagtcgcttcacaggtggtgaagcaggtctgcaggtgtctatctttctctccccgtctcccctcttctctccgtttctctctgtcctatccaacaacaatgacattaataacaactacaacaataaaacaatggcaataaaagggaataaataaatatttaacaaaaaaacaacagGTTTATTGATGAATTCAGTGACCCCCCttcccaattttttttgttttgtttttgaagcaAATAGCCAGGTGCTGTAAGTGATGTGCAGAACAGCAGGGACACAGGAACTAGGGGGTTGAGTCTGATTTACATTGAGTAGTCAGGAAACAGGGAGCAAGAGCCCCTGGAAAGTGAGTAAATTAGCTTGTGACTATCTGGAGAGAAGAGccctctgggctggggagactgaaGTGGACACCCCCACCTCATGGGAGAGAAGTTAGGCAGGGGTGTTGTACTTTAATAGCTGGGGGAGAGGAGTAagtctagattttttttccccctcccatctcagccAGGGAAGGCACCTGTAATGCCGTGGAAGGGATCCGACACCCCAGGGTCTGTAAGCCCCAACATAACAGTAAAGGTAAGGAGATTGGGACGGATGGGCAGGTCCTGATTATCAGAGGGTGAGGGAGTGTCTGGAAGGAGTTTGTGACCGGGGGAatccttccttcatcccttcctGCCATGTCTCCTTCATTCACAGAGTCAGGAAGAAGACAGTAACTCCCTCCTTTCCCTGTTCAAACGGTTGAGCGACCAGAGGGGGAAGGAACGCTCCCTGCTGCATGGAGACTTCCACATGCTCAACACAGAGCCCACCCTCTTCTCCTACGTCCGCCAGTGGGACCAGAACACGCGTTTCATGGTAGTGCTCAACTTCGGGGACGAAGAACAGACTTTCAATGTGGTCAGCTCCCCCACTGGAGTCAGCCTCCCAGCCAAGGCGAACCTGGTGCTCAGCACTGAGCCTGGCTTTACGGAGGGTGCTTCTGTTGACCTGCAGCATCTGAACCTAAAGCCCCACCAGGGGCTGCTGCTCCACTTCCCTTACGAGGCCTGACCAGAGCCCATCACctcttccccaccctgccccaggccTTTTGGGTcctgggctctttttttttttttttaaaaaaaacattttgtattGTTAGTCATCACACATGGATTCTCCCACACTAcaacctccccttccccccccagggTGTTTCTGATTTCAAATAAAGTTCATCCCTGCTTGGTGACATCTAGtcttccctccatctctgtcagCAGGAACTTGTTTTTCGCTGTCCCTGCAGACCTAGTTCCAGAGAGCTAGGGGCCTGCCAGGGTCCCGGCAGCAAGGAGGTAGTCCGGGCTAGGACTAGCACAGAAGCCTGCTGCTTGCTGCCCTCAGCAGTAGGTCTCGAGCCACACGTGAGCAGTTTTCCTATTTCTTGCACACTGGGCCTATCAGGGAGAAAAGGGTGGTGTGGCCTGTTTACTGCAAGGTGCTTGTGAAGGCTCCTAAAGGTCACTCAGCCAGAATTCACTGAGCACAGCATGTTCAGAAACAGTTCTGGGTGTTGTAGACTTATAGGAAGGGGACAAAGTACAAAAGTCCCTCTCGTGTCTTATATTCTTGTGACTAGATAGACCAGAAGTCAGGTGAGAAGAATGTAAGTCTGTTGGACATGGTGTGGTGTTAAAAgcggaaaaaaagcaaaactgggtggggaggggggaaggggaagaagctaggaatatAGCATAGCAGTCGAATAATGACTGAGGCACCCgaggccacaggttcagtccctagcaccaccgtaaaccagaaccAAACCTCGGAGGTGATATTGAAATATCCTGAATAAGAAAGAAGATGATGTTTGAATAAagaacaggggtatagttctccTGGATAAGATGTGTCTTGCCTCTGGCTCGATCTCAGCACCCATAGGCAGGAGGTGCTGTGGTACTGCTAGGAACTCTGGTGCTTCTGCCTttatctgagtgaaaaagtggTTGGAGTAGTGTGCCACTGTGCATGAGGCCACAGCTCCACTAAAGAAGGAAACAACAAGGTTGAGGGGAGCATGACTTCGATTCTGGGGAAGGTGCTATCCAGTGCCCTAGTGTGCTGAATGGGTGAGAAAATGCTGAGCCTAACTGGGAGGGTGTAGTAAGGTCCCAGGAcctgggagctgagtggtggatGAAGCACTGGTCTCAAGCCTCTGTTTGATCTGGAGGTTCACGTGacagaatggtgctctgatttCCAATGCAAGtagaagtcttttatttttttaatacttatttattcccttttcgttgcccttgttttattgttgtaattattattgatgatgttattgatgttgaccttgttggataggacagagaaatggagagaggaggggaagacggggtgaaaaagatagatctgcttcaccgcttgtgaagcgactcccctgcaggtggcggggggtggggggctgaaaccgggatccttacacgggtccttgtgcttcgcgtcacctgtgcttaacccgctgcgataccacctgactcccccaagtaTAAGTCTTAAGGTGGTCACAATAGGGTACAGACTTTGCCAAACTGGACAATTAGAAGACATAGTCTCAGAATGGGGAAACAGTATGTATAATAGTTAAGCAAAAGAGACTTCATTTCAAGCCCAagcctcagaggtcccaggttcattctccagctgagctgtgctctggtatcttGGTATCAtattttttgatatatttttgttataGACAGAtcaagaaggggaggagagacagagagaaatggagaggagaagacaggaagagagaagggcggggggagacagcataatggttatgcaaacagactctcaagcctgaggctcctaagtcccaggttcaatcccccgcaccaccataagcctgagctgagcagtgctctggtgtttctctctctctctctctcactgcatctctctcaaaaataaaattaataagaaaaaaattaaaaaaaaaaaaagacaggaagagagaaagacacctgtagacctacttcaccgcttgtgaagcgactcccctacaggtggggagccggggtctggaactgggatccttacactggtccttgtgctttgcgccacctgcacttaacccgctgcgctactgcctgattccttttttttttttttttttaatgccaccagggttatcattggggcttgaagcctgcataatgaatccaccactcccaatggccattttttccattttgtttttcctaaaaagaaacagaggcatgaggaagatagagagacacacctgcagtactagcttctctcctgcaggtgggtatctgagcctttgagcatggtaactgggtgtgccaccacccaaccccctttaagatttttttttttttagaatttattaatGAGGGTGAGGAgatataattgttatgcaaaaagactttcatgcctgagtcttaaAAGTCCCAGTTTCATTCCCTCtttcccccgcaccaccactagccagagctgagcagtgctctggtttcctccTGTATCTCACATTCactaaataaaacaagtaaaatatatttaaaattaaaaaaaaatattttaaaatatatttgaaccTGAACGAGAGcaacattctggcacatgtgatggagACTGAATTTTAGGACCTTATATTTGAAGGTTCAGGGCTGTAGCTActttgcctttttgttttttaataccattatttacttaaaaaaaatatttattcccttttgttgcctttgttgttttattgttgtagttattactgttgttattgatgttggcggCGTTTAACACAACTTCCATTCCGACATCCCTACTCCCTTCAAGTCTCTGTGACATTTCTGTGGGACCTGTGTGGACCTTGTGTACAGAGGAGGCAGAGGCTCAGAGATGTGAAGGGAGCCTCCTGGACAGAGCAGGGGAGCTGCCAGTGAGAGTCAGACCTTGGTACCAGGTCAACCCCCAGGTCCCTGCCAGGAGGCAGTCTTTCCCTAAGGTCAGGGAAGGGGCGACCATCTGTCTTGCTTGAGCCATGCTTCCAGTTCCAGTCAGAGTGCTGTACATAAAAGGAACTAGAACACCGCCCTGCAGGCCTGGGGGAGTGTATGCCGATACATGGATAGTTCTGAGAGAAAAGCTAGAGGGTGGCAGTGACCTTCATAATGTGGAGCTGAAAGgaagtggttttatttatttatttatttattaaataatttatgtctttattggggaattaatgctttacattcaacagtaaatacaacagtttgtacatgcataacattccccagattcccatttaacaatacaacccccactgtgtcattcatcatctttcatggacctgtattctccccacccacccacccaccccagagtcttttactttggtgtagtactccaattccatttcaggttctacttgtgttttcttttctgatcttgtttttcgacttctgcctgagagtgagatcatcccatattcatccttctgtttctgacttatttcactcaacatgattttttcaaggtccatcccaagatcggctgaaaatggtgaagtcaccattttttacagctgtgtagtattccattgtgtatatagaccacaacttgctcagccactcatctgttgttggacacctgggttgcttccaggttttggctattacaaattgtgctgccaagaacatatgtgtacacagatctttttggatgggtgtgttgggttccttaggatatatccccaggaggggaattgcagggtcttagggtaggtccatttctagccttctgagagttctccagactgttctccacagaggttggaccaattgacattcccaccagcagtgcaggagggttcctttgaccccacaccctctccagcatttgctgctgttatgaAAGGAAGTGTTTTAACTAGGAAGAGATGAGGGAAAGCTGGAGTGTTCTGAGCTGAGATGGAAGCACTGGTAAGGCATTCATGTGAGGCATATAGAGGACATTGAGTATAGACACTCAGCTCAGACAACACGGTGGGGACATA carries:
- the SLC3A2 gene encoding amino acid transporter heavy chain SLC3A2; the protein is MDPEAPPAVAAADSVPAQPPDAQGPAEGGDAGTMSQDTEVDMKEVELNELEPEKQPMNAAPGALAGGAGGEKNGLVKIKVADDDEAEPAAKFTGLSKEELLKVAGSPGWVRTRWALLLLFWLGWLGMLAGAVVIIVQAPRCRELPKQSWWHQGALYRIGDLPAFLDSDAGLAGLEKHLDYLNTLKVKGLVLGPIHKNQKDDILATDLEQIDSSLGSKDDFKKFLQLAKKKSIRVILDLTPNYKGQNLWFLPTQNYTVAAKMKDAMTFWLQAGVDGFQIRDVEDLKDPSLHLAEWQNITKNFSEDRILIAGMKSEDPQQILSLLESNKDILLTNSYMAIGMHVKSMVTQYMNATSNSWRSWSISQAGLLSSFVEAKFLRLYQLLFFTLPGTPIFSFGDEIGLEGAATLPGQPGKAPVMPWKGSDTPGSVSPNITVKSQEEDSNSLLSLFKRLSDQRGKERSLLHGDFHMLNTEPTLFSYVRQWDQNTRFMVVLNFGDEEQTFNVVSSPTGVSLPAKANLVLSTEPGFTEGASVDLQHLNLKPHQGLLLHFPYEA